The following proteins come from a genomic window of Nodularia sp. LEGE 06071:
- a CDS encoding DUF3131 domain-containing protein, with product MLKHLPQKIFPLIALFLCGTLLQFLLYIPNTSIAQTPNTNSCSTITDPLTPEEQTYASAAWQYFVNNYQPKTGFTNSTGGYPSGTLWDMGNYLMALNAARWLNLIDQSDFDSRLNPFLTSLINLKLFEDALPNKVYNTATGEMVDYGNNPVAKGIGWSALDIGRLLAAFHVIRTCHPQYNDWLQGIVTKWQIGRSLKDDQIFGATVLPDQKTLLVQEGRLGYEEYAARGYELWGFKAPKAVALEPFKFVDINGVQIPVDTRDFQTTNANNYVVSESYILDGIEFGLVGYLEDFATRVLETQKRRFDATGQLTAVSEDNIDQPPYFLYNTVYSNGVAWATITEENKLFPQFRTFSSKAAFGWRYLFPNNAYAQKLFEAAKDLRSPDGGGFYAGIYEETQQPNKALTGNTNGLMMEILYYKARGNLPLIGGSNVSFANFQPSSTPSVTTPATPPTPAVKTPETPPTPAVTPPPTTSSVTPDASPVAVTVAPIPPVGQPQPSSCPAITQPLTGVQRRYAEAAWAYFTANYQSTTGLVSDRQDIKGATMWGLGNYLTALHAARKLDVISAKEFDQRTRQLLAALTQMPLFMGELPHRGYDTRTLQAIDYGGNPTPEGSGWSALDVGRILAALHNLKTCHPEYTRAVDQIALDWSYLRVVNNGKLASATVVKDQKGRSLPRVQPETSLGYEEYAARGFQLWGFDVDGSAVGGEYKTAQVEGVPVPIQRVRTDSNSQVNQYTVSNPFLLYGLEFGLDPQMRSLFTNIFQAQSERYRRTKTLTAAGTTLIEQQPYIVHSTITGQNQPWLTLGDDGQPLADKRFVSTAVAFAYYAMLPEDNYAQELFKATTDLYRPLLGFYEGFDEKTGKTALGFSSSTNSLVLSSLLYMATKQQPLIRPTTTMKSPWWQAVNAGNSGRGLPQSPTQKSRFIADAGKNYWVSGN from the coding sequence ATGCTCAAACATCTTCCCCAAAAAATCTTCCCACTAATTGCATTATTCCTCTGTGGAACCTTGCTGCAATTTTTACTTTACATCCCCAACACCAGCATAGCTCAAACCCCCAACACCAACAGCTGTAGCACCATCACCGATCCCCTCACCCCAGAGGAACAGACCTACGCCAGCGCCGCCTGGCAATATTTTGTCAACAACTACCAACCAAAAACCGGATTTACCAATTCCACCGGCGGCTATCCCTCCGGAACACTCTGGGACATGGGTAATTACCTCATGGCCTTAAACGCCGCACGCTGGTTAAATTTAATTGATCAGTCTGACTTCGACTCGCGCCTGAATCCATTTCTCACCTCCCTGATTAACCTGAAGCTATTTGAGGACGCTTTACCGAATAAAGTTTACAACACCGCCACCGGCGAAATGGTTGATTACGGCAATAACCCCGTAGCAAAAGGAATTGGCTGGTCTGCTTTAGATATTGGGCGGTTACTAGCGGCCTTTCACGTCATCCGTACCTGTCACCCGCAGTATAATGATTGGCTTCAGGGGATTGTGACTAAATGGCAAATTGGGCGATCGCTTAAAGATGATCAAATTTTTGGCGCTACAGTTCTCCCCGATCAGAAAACTTTGTTAGTCCAAGAAGGACGACTAGGTTATGAAGAATATGCTGCCAGGGGATATGAACTTTGGGGATTTAAAGCACCGAAAGCAGTAGCTTTAGAACCATTTAAATTTGTGGATATTAATGGTGTACAAATTCCCGTGGATACGCGTGATTTTCAAACTACTAATGCGAACAATTATGTAGTGAGTGAATCTTATATTTTAGATGGAATTGAATTTGGTTTAGTCGGATATTTAGAAGATTTTGCCACCAGAGTTTTAGAAACACAAAAACGGCGTTTTGACGCTACTGGACAGTTGACTGCTGTTTCGGAAGACAACATTGATCAACCTCCTTATTTTCTCTACAATACTGTTTATTCTAATGGTGTTGCCTGGGCAACTATTACCGAAGAAAATAAGCTGTTTCCCCAGTTTAGAACCTTTAGCTCTAAAGCAGCATTTGGCTGGCGTTATCTGTTTCCGAATAATGCTTATGCTCAAAAACTTTTTGAAGCCGCTAAGGATTTACGCAGTCCTGATGGTGGTGGTTTCTATGCGGGAATTTATGAGGAAACCCAACAGCCAAATAAAGCCCTCACAGGTAATACTAATGGGCTAATGATGGAGATTTTATACTACAAAGCTAGGGGAAATCTGCCTTTAATTGGGGGCAGTAATGTCTCTTTTGCGAATTTTCAACCATCATCAACTCCATCAGTTACAACTCCAGCAACTCCCCCAACTCCAGCAGTTAAGACTCCAGAAACTCCCCCGACACCAGCGGTTACACCTCCTCCAACAACCTCTTCGGTGACACCAGATGCAAGTCCTGTCGCAGTCACAGTTGCACCCATCCCGCCTGTAGGACAACCCCAGCCATCATCTTGTCCAGCCATCACTCAACCCCTCACAGGTGTGCAACGGCGTTATGCGGAAGCTGCTTGGGCATATTTCACAGCCAATTATCAATCTACAACTGGATTGGTCAGCGATCGCCAAGATATTAAAGGTGCAACTATGTGGGGATTGGGCAATTATCTCACCGCCCTACACGCCGCCCGGAAACTTGATGTAATTTCTGCCAAGGAATTTGACCAGCGCACCCGGCAATTGTTGGCAGCTTTAACTCAAATGCCTTTATTTATGGGAGAATTACCTCATCGGGGTTACGATACCCGCACCCTACAAGCCATAGATTACGGTGGCAATCCCACACCAGAAGGTAGTGGCTGGTCGGCTTTAGATGTCGGCAGAATCTTAGCAGCATTGCATAACTTAAAAACCTGTCATCCAGAGTACACCAGAGCTGTTGATCAAATTGCCCTGGATTGGTCTTATTTGCGGGTGGTGAATAACGGTAAACTGGCCAGTGCAACTGTAGTCAAAGACCAAAAAGGGCGATCGCTTCCCCGTGTGCAACCTGAAACCAGCTTGGGCTATGAAGAATATGCTGCAAGGGGTTTTCAATTGTGGGGGTTTGATGTGGATGGTTCGGCTGTGGGGGGTGAATATAAAACTGCTCAAGTTGAAGGTGTCCCAGTACCAATTCAACGTGTGAGAACAGATAGCAATTCCCAGGTAAATCAATATACAGTCAGCAATCCCTTCTTATTGTATGGCTTAGAATTTGGTCTAGATCCGCAAATGCGATCGCTATTTACCAACATCTTCCAAGCCCAAAGCGAACGCTATCGTCGGACTAAAACCCTGACAGCGGCCGGTACGACTTTAATCGAACAGCAACCATACATCGTTCACAGTACAATTACTGGTCAAAACCAACCTTGGTTAACTTTAGGTGATGATGGACAACCTTTAGCAGACAAGCGATTTGTGAGTACAGCCGTAGCATTCGCCTATTATGCCATGCTGCCAGAAGATAATTATGCCCAAGAATTATTCAAAGCCACTACCGACTTATATCGTCCTCTGCTGGGGTTTTATGAGGGCTTTGATGAGAAAACTGGTAAAACTGCCCTGGGGTTTAGCAGTAGCACCAATAGTCTGGTTTTGTCATCCCTGCTATATATGGCTACCAAGCAACAGCCTTTAATTCGCCCCACAACTACCATGAAATCTCCTTGGTGGCAAGCTGTCAATGCTGGCAATTCTGGCCGTGGTTTACCCCAGAGTCCAACCCAGAAATCCCGATTTATTGCTGATGCTGGGAAAAATTACTGGGTTTCAGGCAATTAG
- a CDS encoding DUF3131 domain-containing protein, which translates to MTSDFEPPPNKLSILAAVGGVVTAAIAISMLNSLSGYLIRTQKASVNTPETSSTQPMASVKKSGVDPKELARLDAESLVLPGDPVNPKEVQISLVPYVAANVGKLTPAEMAIARQAWSYFERNWNNETGLVNSVDGFPSVTLWDQAAGMAALVSAKELKIVSASEFDEKMGTMLQTLATMPLYKKELPNKVYNSKTLLPVNYGQLEKREEIGWSAIDLGRMALWLKIVGTKYPQWRSPTEKVWESWQVKRLTSKGEMYGTSVVEGKEQYNQEGRLGYGNYAAYGLKLWGLNVKAALEYQANTGYANLYGQGIPYDKRDHDTSGANNYVLSEPFILDGIETGFQSLPKVFADRILAAQEARYRSTGQLTAVTEDNLDRPPYFVYNTLFVNGKPWVAITDTREQHQNLRFVSSKAAIGWNVLYNTDYTRKLSDFVQTNLQSENGWYNGYYESLGEPNTSLTANNNGVILSSLLYKQVGKPLTVWAGL; encoded by the coding sequence ATGACCTCTGATTTTGAACCACCACCAAACAAGTTATCTATACTGGCTGCTGTCGGAGGAGTAGTCACAGCGGCGATCGCCATTTCTATGCTTAATTCCTTATCTGGGTATCTAATTCGGACTCAGAAGGCTTCTGTAAACACACCAGAAACATCTAGCACACAACCGATGGCTTCAGTGAAAAAATCAGGAGTTGATCCCAAAGAACTGGCGAGACTTGACGCGGAATCTTTAGTTTTACCAGGCGATCCCGTTAACCCCAAAGAAGTTCAAATCTCTCTTGTACCCTATGTTGCGGCGAATGTCGGAAAACTCACCCCAGCAGAAATGGCGATCGCCCGTCAAGCTTGGTCATATTTTGAGCGGAACTGGAACAATGAAACAGGTTTAGTCAATTCCGTTGATGGCTTTCCTTCTGTAACTTTATGGGATCAAGCAGCTGGAATGGCAGCTTTGGTCAGCGCCAAGGAACTGAAGATTGTCTCTGCGTCAGAATTTGATGAAAAGATGGGGACAATGTTGCAGACATTAGCAACTATGCCTTTATACAAAAAAGAACTCCCCAACAAAGTCTATAACTCCAAAACTCTCCTACCAGTTAACTACGGTCAACTAGAAAAACGCGAAGAAATTGGCTGGTCAGCCATCGATTTAGGACGAATGGCACTTTGGTTAAAAATAGTCGGGACAAAATACCCCCAGTGGCGATCGCCAACCGAAAAAGTTTGGGAATCTTGGCAAGTTAAACGCCTCACCAGTAAAGGTGAAATGTATGGTACCAGCGTCGTCGAAGGGAAAGAACAATATAACCAAGAAGGACGCTTAGGCTACGGAAACTATGCCGCCTACGGTCTTAAACTCTGGGGCTTAAATGTCAAAGCCGCCCTAGAATATCAAGCCAATACAGGCTATGCCAATCTTTACGGCCAAGGCATACCCTACGATAAACGAGATCATGACACATCAGGCGCTAATAACTACGTCCTCAGCGAACCATTTATCTTAGACGGCATTGAAACCGGATTTCAATCTTTACCGAAAGTTTTCGCCGATCGCATATTAGCAGCCCAAGAAGCCCGTTATCGAAGCACCGGACAATTAACAGCCGTCACAGAAGACAACCTAGACCGTCCCCCCTACTTCGTTTACAACACCTTATTTGTGAATGGAAAACCTTGGGTAGCGATTACAGACACCCGCGAACAACATCAGAACTTACGATTTGTCAGTAGCAAAGCCGCCATTGGCTGGAACGTACTATATAACACCGACTACACCCGTAAACTCTCGGATTTTGTCCAAACAAATCTGCAATCCGAAAACGGCTGGTACAACGGCTACTACGAATCTCTGGGCGAACCCAACACCAGCCTCACCGCCAACAACAACGGCGTAATTCTCTCCAGCCTACTATATAAACAAGTCGGAAAACCCCTCACAGTCTGGGCTGGCTTATAA
- a CDS encoding glycosyltransferase family 2 protein translates to MASVSILNDAINFSGNSRSSLKKRTLLFRYLAEINLIFGAWYLHWRIGNSINFDALWLSIPLLLAEIYSYCGGVMFVVGLWRPLVRQIKSLDQLTPSIPTADWPTVDVFVTCYNEPPEIVEATARDALAMDYPTIKLRVYILDDGNSEQMRRMSERLCIEDLQSPLLQQEANRIDAERSTLVERLEQLNNLQPDLQAAEEWLQNYSDTADHPTKLLNNLRQFLLWLNISSQTNSNSQNTIQERLTTERELLEAAIYQKELELVELARLRYIARPKQPGIAHHAKAGNLNYAIFSGETVGDFILTLDADHIPKPQFLKRVLPYFLTYNFFSGKYESNKIAFVQTPQDFYNIPSGDPFGHRASLFYGPLQQGKDGMNAAFYTGTNAVLRREALISVGLQYFADEYAKDEKRLDEFELIGGVSSNSITEDMNTAMRLHGAGWKSVYHNELLAEGLAPDDLSSTLKQRLRWAQGTIQVLVRENPLTKAGLSFWQKLQYFKTMYSYFSGFATVIFILCPIIYFFTGIIPVKTYGPDFALHFFPAFVINRLTFLAATWGIPAREIWRSEQYAIALFPLLMQAVWSVFSGQPIKFQVTPKQRQSGIYLRLIWPQLVVFSLTILGMIWSLFRFATGTLDTPGIYLLNGAWAIYNLSLIWAIINAAIWQPKSNS, encoded by the coding sequence ATGGCTTCAGTCTCTATTCTTAATGATGCAATAAATTTTTCTGGTAATAGCCGTTCCAGCCTCAAAAAAAGAACCCTGCTGTTTCGCTATTTGGCAGAAATAAATTTAATTTTTGGTGCTTGGTATTTGCATTGGCGGATTGGTAACTCTATCAACTTTGATGCATTGTGGCTTTCGATTCCCTTATTATTAGCAGAAATTTACAGTTACTGTGGTGGAGTCATGTTTGTCGTTGGACTTTGGCGACCCCTCGTCAGACAAATTAAATCCCTCGACCAGCTAACACCAAGCATACCCACCGCTGATTGGCCTACTGTAGATGTATTTGTCACCTGCTACAACGAACCGCCCGAAATTGTCGAAGCAACCGCCAGAGATGCTTTAGCAATGGATTACCCCACCATCAAGTTACGCGTTTATATCCTGGATGATGGTAATTCCGAGCAAATGCGACGGATGTCAGAAAGATTATGTATTGAAGATTTACAATCGCCATTATTACAACAAGAAGCTAACCGAATTGATGCAGAACGTTCGACTCTGGTAGAGCGTCTTGAACAATTAAATAATTTACAACCAGATTTACAAGCGGCTGAAGAATGGTTACAAAACTATTCTGACACAGCAGATCATCCGACAAAACTTTTAAATAATCTCCGGCAATTTCTTTTATGGTTAAATATTTCTAGTCAAACTAATAGTAATTCCCAGAATACTATACAAGAACGCCTAACTACAGAACGAGAATTATTAGAAGCAGCCATTTACCAAAAAGAATTAGAACTAGTTGAACTCGCACGTTTGCGTTATATTGCTCGACCCAAACAACCAGGAATAGCACATCACGCCAAAGCAGGTAATCTCAATTACGCAATTTTTTCTGGCGAAACTGTCGGTGATTTTATCCTGACTTTAGATGCAGATCATATTCCTAAACCCCAATTTCTCAAGCGAGTTTTGCCGTATTTTTTAACTTACAATTTCTTCTCAGGAAAGTACGAATCAAACAAAATTGCCTTTGTCCAGACACCCCAAGATTTTTATAATATTCCCTCTGGCGATCCCTTTGGTCATCGCGCCAGTTTATTTTATGGCCCTTTGCAACAGGGTAAAGATGGGATGAATGCGGCTTTCTACACAGGTACAAATGCCGTATTGAGAAGAGAAGCATTAATTAGTGTAGGGCTACAATATTTTGCCGATGAATACGCCAAAGATGAAAAGCGTTTAGATGAATTTGAATTAATTGGCGGTGTATCCAGCAACAGTATTACTGAAGATATGAATACAGCTATGCGCTTACACGGTGCTGGCTGGAAATCGGTTTATCACAATGAATTGTTAGCGGAAGGATTAGCACCTGATGATTTGAGTTCTACATTGAAACAGCGATTACGTTGGGCGCAAGGAACTATACAAGTTTTAGTCAGAGAAAATCCCTTAACAAAAGCCGGACTCAGCTTTTGGCAAAAGTTGCAATATTTCAAAACCATGTATAGCTATTTTTCAGGTTTTGCGACTGTGATATTTATCTTGTGTCCGATCATCTATTTTTTCACAGGAATTATCCCAGTGAAAACATACGGACCTGATTTTGCTTTACACTTCTTCCCAGCTTTTGTGATTAATCGCCTTACCTTTCTGGCTGCGACTTGGGGGATTCCCGCTAGAGAAATATGGCGTTCCGAACAATATGCGATCGCCTTATTTCCTTTATTAATGCAAGCAGTGTGGAGTGTCTTTTCTGGACAGCCAATCAAATTCCAAGTTACACCCAAGCAGCGCCAATCAGGAATATATCTCCGGCTGATTTGGCCGCAGTTAGTTGTCTTTAGCCTAACTATTTTAGGCATGATCTGGAGCCTGTTTCGGTTTGCGACCGGGACTTTAGATACTCCTGGGATTTATTTACTCAATGGTGCTTGGGCTATTTACAACCTGTCATTAATTTGGGCAATCATTAATGCCGCTATTTGGCAACCAAAGTCTAATTCGTAA
- a CDS encoding STAS domain-containing protein, giving the protein MNPTVKILEPSGILNAVKGNELRREITNLTSTGADIVLIDLKDVNFIDSSGLGALVASMQAVKQVNGKLFVCSVNAQVRMIFELTKMDRILQIFPTRDEFNNQVLATQ; this is encoded by the coding sequence ATGAATCCCACAGTCAAGATACTTGAACCTTCAGGCATTTTAAATGCAGTTAAAGGTAATGAACTCCGCCGGGAAATTACTAATCTTACCTCCACTGGCGCTGATATTGTGTTAATTGATTTGAAAGATGTCAATTTTATTGATAGTTCGGGGTTAGGTGCTTTAGTTGCGTCTATGCAAGCTGTAAAACAAGTTAATGGCAAACTCTTTGTCTGCTCTGTTAATGCTCAAGTGAGGATGATTTTTGAATTGACAAAAATGGATAGAATTTTACAAATTTTCCCTACTAGAGATGAATTTAATAATCAAGTCTTAGCAACACAATAA
- a CDS encoding PP2C family protein-serine/threonine phosphatase, with protein MFKILIIDDDPIVRAALKRTLQNQGYDTTVASNGEEGITQAKILHPALIICDWVMSEIDGLEVCRQVKEDPNLATTFFILLTAKGAAPGEEGERVKGLDAGADEFVSKPIEMNELKARVRAGLRLHQLNQDLKNKQLALEKLNQNLEAELAEAAEYVRSLLPSPLLGAVTTEALFVPSAQLGGDCFDYYWIDDDNLAIYLLDVSGHGVGSALLSVSVLNVLRSQSLPNTNFSHPGEVLKALNYSFPMSSHGNKYFTILYGVYNRLEQRLIYANAGHPPAMLLGKDATDIKQLNSLDLPIGFLPDINFQVDTLEIAANSTLYLFSDGAYEVLKPDGKIWGLHAFLDVLIHCSQANSCNLQEVLAQIKCLSACTDFDDDLSLLKVTFS; from the coding sequence ATGTTTAAGATCCTGATTATTGATGATGATCCGATAGTGCGCGCAGCACTGAAAAGAACATTGCAAAATCAGGGGTACGATACCACTGTAGCCAGCAATGGAGAAGAAGGAATTACACAGGCGAAGATATTACATCCAGCTTTGATTATCTGTGATTGGGTAATGTCAGAAATAGATGGCTTAGAGGTGTGTCGTCAAGTGAAGGAAGATCCCAATTTGGCGACAACTTTTTTTATTTTGCTGACTGCTAAGGGAGCAGCACCAGGGGAAGAGGGGGAGCGAGTTAAAGGATTAGATGCTGGCGCGGATGAGTTTGTTTCTAAACCGATTGAAATGAATGAATTGAAGGCGCGGGTTAGAGCCGGGTTAAGATTACATCAACTCAATCAGGATTTGAAAAATAAACAGCTAGCTTTAGAGAAGCTAAACCAAAATTTAGAAGCAGAATTGGCTGAAGCTGCGGAGTATGTGCGATCGCTTTTACCATCCCCGCTTCTTGGTGCTGTAACTACGGAAGCTTTGTTTGTTCCTTCAGCACAGTTAGGCGGAGATTGCTTTGACTATTACTGGATTGATGATGATAATTTGGCTATTTATCTCTTAGATGTTTCTGGACATGGGGTGGGTTCAGCCCTACTGTCTGTGTCTGTGTTGAATGTCTTGCGATCGCAGTCTCTACCCAATACTAATTTTTCTCATCCCGGCGAAGTTTTAAAAGCGCTTAATTATAGTTTTCCAATGAGTAGTCATGGTAACAAGTATTTCACAATTTTGTATGGAGTATACAATCGTCTAGAACAGCGATTAATTTATGCTAATGCTGGACATCCACCAGCGATGCTCCTGGGTAAAGATGCTACAGATATCAAACAGCTAAATTCTTTAGATTTGCCAATTGGTTTTCTCCCTGATATTAATTTTCAAGTAGATACTTTAGAAATTGCGGCAAACAGTACTTTATACCTCTTTAGTGATGGTGCTTATGAAGTTCTAAAACCAGATGGTAAAATTTGGGGTCTTCATGCTTTTCTGGACGTATTAATCCACTGTAGTCAGGCAAATAGTTGTAATCTTCAGGAAGTATTGGCGCAGATTAAATGTCTCAGCGCTTGTACTGATTTTGATGATGATTTATCTCTACTGAAAGTTACCTTTAGTTAG
- a CDS encoding ATP-binding protein — MNKKIHLKVKTDLNDTEKVLSWFEQINQPPLPDQNVWWKCQTLLIEGFTNIVEHAHKNLPVEIPIELEVVRLSEHIEIRIWSVGEAFDLEQQLQITPELTDNFQDRGRGLKIISSIAEEFSYLPTDDQRNCLFFKIKY, encoded by the coding sequence ATGAATAAAAAAATTCATCTAAAAGTGAAGACAGACCTTAATGATACAGAGAAAGTTTTATCATGGTTTGAGCAAATTAATCAACCTCCTCTTCCTGATCAAAATGTCTGGTGGAAATGTCAAACTTTACTGATTGAAGGTTTTACTAATATTGTAGAACACGCACACAAAAATTTACCTGTAGAAATTCCCATTGAGTTGGAAGTTGTGCGGTTAAGTGAGCATATAGAGATTCGCATCTGGTCTGTTGGTGAAGCATTTGACTTGGAACAGCAATTACAAATTACACCTGAACTCACAGATAATTTTCAAGACAGAGGTCGCGGTCTCAAAATCATTTCTTCAATAGCAGAAGAATTCAGTTATCTTCCTACAGATGATCAGCGTAATTGTCTATTTTTTAAAATCAAATATTAA